A single region of the Pseudanabaena sp. FACHB-2040 genome encodes:
- a CDS encoding protein-arginine deiminase family protein: protein MRNLLQLDTSNELRLSREKSRSYEDILVVGQPLQISLKDLAPTEDAVVSFKTWGEIELYFDLELNQQIDTQTAVPLAQLPEIALLARTFSDRLKDRSLEITFQDDSGHELSQVQLDLTCLRVCLDVDANRDGIVDDNNPHKGDWRWGTSGHGAILITSTDRDHVHSDSRYDSNKQLRGLPDLKDSSFMIVRRVGLRDLPSGCEVYLSVSRDTAQRICIYDDLAKTGYELISPNRLRAKIRDTDRDILLAIKGISYPDFDFDGLVEVYLDLVKGGETIHSDRVVFRIAPWIVTPNTLDPITVFVSRLSKAKNEGFIEDLRKVASQANVQIDPVPYEFHKDDPWMRDEIEIGYAQAPGKFIHVVLDSPRDRGLDHLTNRQLIGSDFGYVIRKSCHPVTKLDSFGNLEVSPPVTVNGVEYPFGRLIFGGTRPEVVEDPRRKLKVLRDFFYAQKIQAPFEIFSDWLSVGHIDEFMNFVPAPDGKGFKLLLASPNKCYDLLKQLRDKGHSQTLLRQGKCLYQKPADISVADVLDNSELASHNQRFQECINWNREALQQELGLEEDDIIELPALYDDDDGRAEAFFPNMVNMLVLKQHLAIPKPFGPQVEGQCQFEAYVERVLGPLGLACHFIDDWDPYFREGGEIHCGTNANRQPFAQNWWEVEPEYLAQP, encoded by the coding sequence ATGAGAAATCTACTTCAGCTCGATACTTCAAACGAGCTTCGTCTAAGCCGGGAGAAAAGCAGAAGTTATGAGGATATTTTAGTTGTCGGCCAGCCCCTACAAATTTCCCTAAAAGATCTGGCCCCTACCGAAGATGCAGTTGTCAGCTTCAAAACCTGGGGAGAGATTGAGCTCTACTTTGACCTTGAGCTAAATCAGCAGATTGATACACAAACGGCAGTTCCGCTCGCACAACTGCCAGAAATTGCTCTGCTAGCAAGAACCTTTAGCGACCGGCTAAAAGATCGATCATTAGAAATCACGTTTCAAGACGATTCGGGCCATGAACTGAGCCAGGTACAGCTTGATCTGACCTGTCTGCGAGTCTGTTTAGATGTAGACGCCAACCGCGATGGAATTGTCGACGATAATAACCCTCACAAAGGCGATTGGCGCTGGGGAACTAGCGGTCATGGCGCAATTCTAATTACCAGTACTGACCGTGACCATGTGCACTCTGACAGTCGGTATGACTCAAATAAACAGCTAAGGGGACTACCGGATCTAAAAGACTCTAGCTTTATGATTGTTCGCAGAGTTGGCTTAAGAGACTTGCCCTCTGGCTGCGAGGTCTACCTATCAGTAAGCAGGGATACGGCTCAAAGAATCTGCATTTATGACGACCTTGCCAAGACTGGCTATGAGCTAATTAGCCCAAACCGATTACGCGCCAAAATTAGAGATACCGATCGAGACATTCTTCTGGCTATCAAGGGAATAAGCTACCCTGACTTCGATTTTGATGGCCTGGTCGAGGTTTATCTAGACCTAGTCAAAGGCGGGGAAACTATCCATAGCGATCGCGTTGTCTTTCGAATTGCCCCCTGGATAGTAACGCCCAATACCTTAGACCCCATCACAGTCTTTGTCTCTCGCCTGTCTAAGGCAAAAAACGAAGGATTTATTGAGGATCTAAGAAAGGTTGCTAGCCAGGCTAACGTGCAGATCGATCCGGTTCCCTATGAATTCCATAAGGACGATCCCTGGATGCGCGATGAAATTGAGATTGGATACGCCCAGGCACCCGGCAAATTCATTCACGTCGTGCTAGATTCACCGCGCGATCGTGGATTGGATCACCTAACTAACCGACAGCTAATCGGCAGCGACTTCGGCTACGTGATTCGCAAGAGCTGCCACCCTGTCACCAAATTAGACTCCTTCGGCAATCTAGAGGTCTCTCCGCCCGTAACCGTAAACGGTGTAGAGTATCCCTTCGGTCGTCTGATATTTGGGGGAACTCGGCCAGAAGTGGTTGAAGACCCGCGCCGCAAGTTAAAGGTTTTGCGGGACTTTTTCTATGCTCAAAAGATCCAGGCCCCCTTTGAAATCTTCTCCGATTGGCTGAGCGTAGGTCATATTGACGAGTTTATGAACTTCGTCCCGGCTCCCGATGGCAAAGGGTTCAAGCTGCTTCTTGCTAGCCCTAACAAGTGCTACGACCTGCTTAAGCAGTTACGTGATAAAGGCCATTCCCAGACCCTATTACGGCAGGGCAAATGCCTCTACCAAAAACCGGCTGACATCAGCGTGGCAGACGTTCTCGACAACTCAGAATTAGCAAGCCACAATCAGCGCTTCCAGGAATGCATCAACTGGAATCGAGAGGCTTTGCAACAAGAGCTGGGGCTAGAGGAAGACGACATTATCGAGCTGCCCGCTCTGTATGACGACGATGACGGGCGAGCAGAGGCTTTCTTCCCCAACATGGTCAACATGCTTGTTCTCAAGCAGCATCTGGCTATTCCTAAACCATTCGGCCCCCAGGTTGAGGGTCAGTGCCAGTTTGAGGCTTACGTTGAAAGGGTTCTGGGGCCTTTGGGTTTAGCCTGTCACTTTATCGATGATTGGGACCCCTATTTTCGAGAAGGTGGAGAAATTCATTGTGGCACTAATGCCAACCGTCAACCCTTCGCCCAAAACTGGTGGGAGGTAGAGCCAGAATACCTGGCGCAACCCTAA
- a CDS encoding SprT family zinc-dependent metalloprotease: MADSTEQLNLFSARPQALPDYQIRESARARHVSIKISLQGAVEVVVPQGFDPKRVPDIIQRRREWILKTVQRVQGQQIALEPDHFDEKPSTIELRSRHETWHILYQSTLRNQLTLTQTAPLTLTLKGPVDDPALCSDLLRQWLTRKARAEFAPWLRELSFVINLPFSRISVRGQKTRWASCSTDKNISLNYKLLFLPPPLVHYVFVHELCHTIHMDHSRNFWRLVGEKLPEYRHSRDELREAWRYVPRWVEQD, encoded by the coding sequence ATGGCTGACTCTACAGAGCAGCTAAACCTATTTTCTGCCCGCCCCCAGGCGCTGCCTGATTATCAAATTCGCGAGAGCGCCCGCGCCCGCCATGTCTCGATTAAAATTTCGCTGCAGGGCGCGGTCGAAGTTGTCGTGCCCCAAGGCTTCGACCCCAAGCGGGTGCCCGACATTATCCAGCGACGGCGCGAGTGGATTCTCAAAACGGTGCAGCGTGTACAGGGCCAGCAAATTGCCCTAGAGCCCGACCATTTTGACGAAAAGCCCAGCACGATTGAGTTGCGATCGCGCCACGAAACCTGGCATATCCTCTATCAATCGACCCTTCGCAACCAGCTCACGCTGACCCAAACCGCCCCCCTCACCCTCACCCTCAAAGGCCCCGTAGACGACCCCGCACTTTGTAGTGACCTACTGCGCCAGTGGCTCACCCGCAAAGCCCGCGCCGAGTTCGCCCCCTGGCTGCGAGAGCTGAGCTTTGTCATTAACCTGCCCTTTAGCCGCATCTCAGTGCGGGGCCAAAAAACCCGCTGGGCCAGCTGCTCTACCGATAAAAACATCAGCCTCAACTACAAGCTGCTGTTTCTGCCGCCGCCGCTGGTGCACTACGTCTTTGTCCACGAACTCTGCCACACCATTCACATGGACCACTCCCGCAACTTCTGGCGGCTGGTGGGCGAAAAGCTGCCGGAGTACCGCCACAGCCGCGACGAGCTGCGCGAAGCCTGGCGCTACGTGCCTCGCTGGGTCGAACAAGATTAG
- a CDS encoding NUDIX domain-containing protein, with translation MAQKPEVAIAILYQDDQFLLQLRDNIPGIFFPGYWAFFGGHLEPGEDPLTAAYRELQEEIGYQAPHLELFERLETEQVIRNVFHGPLLVPVANLELNEGWDLGLWSIEDIQRGQRYSERAGEERPLGPPHQKILLSFLEQRRIEQAS, from the coding sequence ATGGCTCAAAAGCCTGAGGTTGCGATCGCAATCCTCTACCAAGACGACCAGTTTTTGCTGCAGCTGCGCGACAACATTCCCGGCATTTTCTTCCCTGGTTACTGGGCTTTTTTTGGCGGCCATTTAGAGCCGGGAGAAGACCCCCTGACCGCTGCCTATCGAGAGCTACAGGAAGAGATCGGCTACCAGGCCCCCCATCTAGAGCTGTTTGAACGCCTTGAGACAGAGCAAGTGATCCGCAATGTCTTTCATGGGCCGCTGCTAGTTCCCGTTGCCAACCTGGAGCTAAACGAGGGCTGGGACTTGGGCCTATGGAGCATCGAGGACATTCAGCGGGGTCAGCGTTATTCCGAACGGGCCGGGGAAGAGCGGCCCCTTGGCCCGCCTCACCAAAAGATTTTGCTCTCCTTTCTGGAGCAGCGTAGGATAGAACAGGCGTCCTAA
- a CDS encoding DUF2993 domain-containing protein — protein sequence MTAGDSSLGDQAISKAVEMGLSTQLDDAEKLDVDVRTNPGSLMKGEVDSVEIEGKGMVMKGELRTEKLTVQTGNIAVNPLKAAFGQIELTRPTDASTVMLLKEDDIERAFNSEYIKNKLQNLEINVDGQPVRVNTQRVEFKLPGEGKVAIAADVTLAETGESKHLAFTAVPKMALSGQQVELQEVQPTTGGDVSALTNCLVQSAQELLDLRNFEVPGMELCLNRVDIRQGEMELKADARVTEFPGG from the coding sequence ATGACTGCAGGCGATTCCAGTCTGGGCGACCAGGCAATTAGCAAAGCTGTAGAGATGGGTCTGAGCACCCAACTTGATGACGCCGAAAAGCTAGACGTTGATGTCCGAACAAATCCTGGTTCGCTAATGAAGGGCGAGGTTGATTCGGTCGAGATTGAAGGCAAAGGCATGGTTATGAAGGGGGAGTTGCGCACTGAGAAGCTGACGGTTCAGACCGGCAACATTGCAGTCAATCCGCTCAAGGCCGCCTTTGGCCAAATTGAGTTGACCCGACCGACCGATGCCAGCACGGTCATGCTCCTTAAGGAAGACGACATCGAGCGGGCATTTAACTCTGAGTACATCAAGAACAAGCTGCAAAACTTGGAAATTAATGTGGACGGGCAGCCTGTGAGGGTCAACACTCAGCGCGTTGAGTTTAAGCTGCCGGGTGAGGGCAAGGTTGCGATCGCAGCCGATGTTACCCTGGCCGAGACTGGAGAAAGCAAGCATTTAGCCTTCACCGCTGTCCCCAAAATGGCGCTTAGCGGCCAGCAAGTTGAGCTGCAAGAAGTTCAGCCCACCACAGGGGGAGACGTCTCTGCGCTGACAAATTGCCTGGTACAGAGCGCTCAGGAACTGCTAGACCTGCGGAACTTTGAGGTGCCTGGTATGGAGCTGTGCCTCAACCGAGTAGATATCCGGCAGGGCGAAATGGAGCTCAAAGCCGATGCCCGCGTCACCGAATTCCCTGGCGGCTAA
- a CDS encoding GIY-YIG nuclease family protein, protein MTSQLPNPTLESLEAVPYLTQEGLISEQWQGKVGIYAIYDAAQSLQYVGYSRDVYLSLKQHLVRQPDSCHWIKVQLVERPSRTLLEEIRNGWIEQNGSVPPGNGAAAAAWNQPIDAKLTLTEQDKADYAALEEIAQIKYLKQLARRVEAELLEKLKARGVQMDLRFNPKLKEEGLLDLK, encoded by the coding sequence ATGACTTCCCAACTGCCAAACCCCACCTTAGAGAGCCTTGAAGCTGTTCCCTACCTCACGCAGGAGGGCCTGATTTCTGAACAGTGGCAGGGCAAGGTGGGCATCTACGCAATTTATGATGCGGCTCAAAGTCTGCAGTATGTTGGCTATTCTCGCGATGTCTACTTGAGCTTAAAGCAGCATTTGGTACGTCAGCCGGATAGCTGCCACTGGATTAAGGTGCAGCTAGTGGAGCGACCCAGCCGGACTCTTTTGGAAGAGATTCGCAACGGGTGGATTGAACAAAACGGCTCGGTGCCGCCCGGTAATGGAGCAGCGGCTGCAGCCTGGAACCAGCCAATTGATGCCAAGCTGACTCTGACGGAGCAGGACAAGGCAGACTATGCGGCCCTGGAAGAAATTGCTCAGATCAAATACTTAAAGCAGTTGGCCCGTCGGGTAGAGGCGGAACTGCTGGAAAAGCTTAAGGCTCGCGGCGTGCAGATGGATCTGCGGTTTAACCCCAAGCTCAAGGAAGAGGGCCTACTGGATTTGAAATGA
- a CDS encoding stage II sporulation protein M gives MNIQRWMARREKSWRQLEQLLNQAEKKGIQSLTSEQIRHLASLYRSVSADLARAKSHSVGQSVLQDLQRLTSRSYSQIYQGSRRQEWQALSDFCRYGFPEVVRQSWVYIALATLLFGLGGLLGWWYSWQDPAFMTLMLGASFVETVRETQELWTVSILGVEPVASSAIMINNIVVSLQAIIGGITMFMPEIPLLTPPGGFTVYLLVVNGLMIGSVGALVAQTNLAYDLWAFVFPHGALELPAIFFAGGAGLLLGRAILLPGQYRRRDALKVYGLQAAKLVYGIIPMLVIAGMIEGFFSPQLWIPNGVKYIVGTVIFVLLVQYCRRQRPLNSSVQGLS, from the coding sequence ATGAATATTCAGCGGTGGATGGCCCGGCGGGAAAAGAGCTGGCGGCAGCTAGAGCAGCTCTTAAACCAGGCAGAGAAAAAAGGAATTCAATCTCTGACTAGTGAGCAGATTCGCCATCTGGCCAGCCTCTACCGTTCGGTATCAGCTGACTTAGCCCGCGCTAAGAGCCACAGCGTCGGGCAGAGCGTGCTTCAGGATTTGCAGCGCTTGACCAGCCGCAGCTACAGCCAGATCTATCAGGGGTCGCGGCGGCAGGAATGGCAAGCCTTATCAGACTTTTGCCGCTACGGCTTTCCGGAGGTGGTGCGGCAGAGCTGGGTCTACATTGCACTGGCAACGCTGCTGTTTGGGCTGGGGGGACTGTTGGGCTGGTGGTACTCCTGGCAAGACCCGGCCTTTATGACGCTGATGTTGGGTGCCAGTTTTGTCGAAACGGTGAGAGAAACTCAAGAACTCTGGACTGTTTCTATCTTGGGCGTTGAGCCGGTGGCCTCTAGCGCCATCATGATCAACAACATTGTGGTTTCGCTGCAGGCCATCATTGGCGGCATCACAATGTTTATGCCGGAGATTCCGCTACTGACTCCTCCGGGTGGCTTTACGGTGTATCTGCTGGTCGTGAATGGTCTGATGATTGGCTCGGTCGGGGCTCTGGTGGCGCAGACAAACCTGGCCTATGACCTGTGGGCCTTTGTGTTTCCCCACGGGGCGCTAGAGCTGCCCGCTATTTTCTTTGCTGGGGGCGCGGGCCTGCTGCTAGGTCGAGCGATTTTGCTGCCGGGCCAGTATCGCCGCCGCGATGCGCTCAAGGTCTACGGACTGCAGGCCGCCAAGCTGGTGTACGGCATCATTCCTATGCTGGTGATTGCCGGTATGATTGAGGGCTTTTTCTCGCCTCAGCTCTGGATTCCTAACGGGGTGAAGTATATTGTGGGCACCGTCATCTTTGTGCTGCTGGTGCAGTACTGCCGCCGTCAGAGACCGCTCAATTCCTCAGTGCAAGGTTTGTCTTAG
- a CDS encoding RDD family protein: MGLFNTITIRTPESVELEFTLAGIGSRAVALLIDYTILTLTLVALLLLWLFLLFQLADVEVLFNLQTETLQLWLTAIFSVSLFALYIGYFVGFETGWYGQTPGKRFAKIRVIRDDAQPERLFQATLRSLLRPIDDILFIGFFCILLSPREKRLGDWLAGTLVVQTDPSTAGGAIAVGERSRAIAADLLNLADFTKVLPDDFATVREYLQRRSSMTEKAQGEVSLYLARRLRDQLDLASLPTDMTADTFLEALYWGYQEGGEKGSGVREEG, encoded by the coding sequence ATGGGTCTATTCAACACCATCACAATTCGTACCCCTGAAAGCGTTGAACTGGAGTTTACGCTAGCAGGCATCGGCAGCCGCGCCGTTGCCCTGCTGATTGACTACACGATTCTTACCCTGACGCTGGTGGCGCTGCTGCTGCTGTGGCTGTTTTTGTTATTTCAGCTAGCTGATGTTGAGGTGTTGTTCAATCTGCAGACAGAAACTCTGCAGCTCTGGCTGACAGCCATTTTTAGCGTTAGCCTCTTTGCGCTTTATATTGGCTATTTCGTCGGCTTTGAAACTGGCTGGTACGGGCAAACTCCCGGCAAACGCTTCGCCAAAATCCGCGTTATCCGCGATGATGCTCAGCCGGAAAGGTTATTTCAGGCGACGTTGAGATCGCTCTTGCGCCCCATCGACGATATTTTGTTTATCGGCTTCTTCTGCATCTTGCTCAGCCCCCGCGAGAAACGCCTTGGTGACTGGCTAGCGGGCACGCTGGTGGTGCAGACTGATCCGAGTACAGCGGGGGGTGCGATCGCAGTGGGGGAGAGATCGCGTGCGATCGCAGCCGATCTGCTCAACCTAGCCGACTTTACCAAAGTTCTGCCCGACGACTTTGCTACTGTGCGAGAGTACCTACAGCGCCGCTCCAGCATGACCGAAAAGGCTCAAGGTGAGGTCAGTCTGTATTTGGCCCGTCGTTTAAGAGACCAGTTAGACCTAGCCTCCCTCCCCACCGACATGACTGCCGATACGTTTTTAGAAGCGCTCTATTGGGGGTATCAGGAGGGCGGCGAGAAAGGCTCAGGGGTAAGGGAAGAGGGGTAG
- the ilvC gene encoding ketol-acid reductoisomerase has product MARMYYDSDANLDLANGKTVAIIGYGSQGHAHALNLKDSGVNVIVGLYEGSKSAAKAEAEGLTVKPVADAAKLADWIMILLPDEVQRTIYKQEIAPNLEAGNVLFFAHGFNINFGQVVPPADVDVVMVAPKGPGHMVRRAYTEGQGVPCLFAVYQDATGQARDRAMAYAKGIGGTRAGILETTFREETETDLFGEQVVLCGGLSELIKSGFETLVEAGYQPELAYFECLHEVKLIVDLVVEGGLSKMRDSISNTAEYGDYTRGPRIITDETRKEMRKILKEIQTGQFARDFVLESQSGNAGFTAMRRREAEHPIEEVGKDLRAMFSWLKKV; this is encoded by the coding sequence ATGGCCCGCATGTACTATGACAGTGACGCCAATCTAGACTTAGCCAATGGCAAAACCGTTGCCATTATTGGGTATGGCTCCCAAGGACATGCCCACGCCCTAAACCTAAAAGATAGCGGCGTAAACGTCATTGTGGGCCTATACGAAGGCAGCAAATCGGCCGCCAAAGCCGAAGCAGAAGGGCTGACCGTCAAACCCGTTGCCGATGCCGCCAAGCTAGCCGACTGGATCATGATCCTGCTGCCCGACGAAGTGCAGAGAACCATCTACAAGCAGGAGATCGCACCCAACCTAGAAGCAGGCAACGTGCTTTTCTTCGCCCACGGCTTCAATATCAACTTTGGTCAGGTCGTGCCGCCTGCTGATGTAGACGTGGTCATGGTTGCGCCCAAAGGCCCCGGCCACATGGTTCGCCGCGCCTACACCGAAGGCCAAGGCGTACCCTGTTTGTTCGCCGTGTATCAAGATGCCACTGGTCAGGCTCGCGATCGGGCAATGGCCTACGCTAAAGGCATTGGCGGTACCCGCGCTGGCATTCTCGAAACCACCTTCCGCGAAGAGACCGAAACCGATCTGTTTGGTGAGCAGGTTGTGCTCTGCGGCGGCCTCAGCGAACTGATCAAGTCCGGCTTTGAAACCCTGGTCGAGGCAGGCTACCAGCCCGAACTGGCCTACTTCGAGTGCCTGCACGAAGTAAAGCTGATTGTGGATCTAGTGGTCGAGGGCGGCCTGTCCAAAATGCGCGACAGCATCTCCAACACCGCTGAATACGGCGACTACACCCGTGGTCCCCGCATCATCACTGACGAGACTCGCAAAGAGATGCGCAAGATTCTCAAAGAGATCCAAACGGGCCAGTTTGCTCGGGATTTTGTGCTCGAAAGCCAGTCTGGTAATGCCGGCTTTACCGCCATGCGCCGCCGCGAAGCTGAGCACCCCATCGAGGAAGTCGGCAAAGACCTGCGGGCCATGTTTAGCTGGCTGAAGAAGGTCTAG
- a CDS encoding alpha/beta hydrolase: MPPQLTSHRVDLTHSSIFYQQGGVQFDQTPILFLHGWGISTDPYQEILELLAQKHPVLAPDLPSFARSSYSQLIPDYESYAQLLIQFLDVLGLKQVHLAGHSLGGGLAIAIAALAPERVKSAVLIGSTGIPVESILQIVPRRAIEMTVQTFLPRLKLKFWDIPQAFTYNLLFNTGNVVWALLLSLQADLRPLMPKVQARCLLVWSDKDTTIPMEIAQEMANTIPNAELTTVEEGCHEWGLWYPEKLTSIMLEFVTVVERANSQVAVAL; this comes from the coding sequence TTGCCGCCCCAGTTGACCAGCCATAGGGTTGATCTCACTCACTCCAGCATTTTCTACCAGCAGGGGGGAGTTCAGTTTGACCAAACCCCCATTCTGTTTCTGCATGGGTGGGGTATTTCCACCGACCCCTATCAGGAAATCCTTGAACTGCTGGCTCAGAAGCACCCTGTTCTGGCCCCAGACCTGCCCAGCTTCGCCCGCTCGTCTTACTCTCAACTGATTCCAGATTATGAGAGCTACGCGCAGCTGCTGATTCAGTTTCTAGATGTGCTGGGACTAAAGCAGGTGCATCTGGCGGGGCACTCGCTGGGGGGAGGGCTAGCAATTGCGATCGCAGCCCTTGCGCCAGAGCGTGTCAAAAGCGCAGTTCTCATCGGCAGCACAGGCATTCCGGTAGAATCCATCCTGCAAATTGTGCCCCGTCGAGCAATTGAGATGACGGTTCAGACCTTTCTCCCCAGGTTAAAGCTCAAATTTTGGGATATTCCTCAGGCGTTTACTTACAACCTGCTGTTTAACACGGGAAACGTTGTTTGGGCACTGCTGCTTTCGCTCCAGGCTGACCTCAGACCCCTCATGCCCAAAGTCCAAGCGCGCTGCCTGCTGGTTTGGTCAGACAAAGACACTACAATTCCTATGGAAATTGCTCAGGAAATGGCTAACACGATTCCGAATGCCGAACTGACGACGGTAGAGGAAGGGTGTCATGAATGGGGGCTTTGGTATCCAGAAAAGCTGACATCAATCATGCTGGAATTTGTGACTGTAGTTGAGCGAGCTAACAGTCAGGTAGCTGTGGCGCTTTAA